The following are encoded together in the Halopiger aswanensis genome:
- a CDS encoding GNAT family N-acetyltransferase encodes MAAAQRTSLPRPPKTFTDREERRISIHEYDGELGPLQEMYAHFGDDSRTQGLPPRSEDRTVEWLSELLEEGLNVVARHEGDVVGHAVLIPYDSTSELAIFVRPAYQSAGIGTHLIGCLLGHGQANGLTHVWLTVARTNRIAMNLYRSAGFEITERDRGEYEMEREL; translated from the coding sequence ATGGCCGCCGCCCAACGGACGTCGCTTCCCCGCCCGCCGAAAACGTTCACGGACCGCGAGGAGCGGCGAATCTCGATCCACGAGTACGACGGTGAGCTGGGGCCGCTGCAGGAGATGTACGCGCATTTCGGCGACGACTCGCGGACACAGGGATTACCGCCCAGAAGCGAGGACCGAACTGTTGAGTGGCTTTCCGAGTTGCTCGAGGAGGGACTGAACGTCGTGGCCCGCCACGAGGGCGACGTCGTCGGACACGCCGTCCTGATTCCGTACGATTCGACGTCCGAACTCGCGATTTTCGTTCGGCCGGCGTACCAGTCCGCCGGAATCGGGACGCACCTCATCGGCTGTTTGCTCGGCCACGGGCAGGCCAACGGGCTGACGCACGTGTGGCTCACCGTCGCTCGGACGAACCGGATTGCGATGAACCTCTATCGCTCGGCGGGATTCGAGATCACCGAGCGAGACCGTGGCGAGTACGAAATGGAGCGGGAGTTATAG